The following proteins are encoded in a genomic region of Triticum dicoccoides isolate Atlit2015 ecotype Zavitan chromosome 1B, WEW_v2.0, whole genome shotgun sequence:
- the LOC119307609 gene encoding pentatricopeptide repeat-containing protein At2g20540-like, producing MAAAPSTAARQVEDAVMARLRACATFRDLLRVHAHVVQLSLSQSSYIATQIIQLCNAHGRTAHAARVFDQVREPNLHLHNAMIKAYAQNHLHREAVAVYIRMLRCRPFPSTACAAGDRFTYPFLLKACGGLAALGLGKQVHAHVVRSGCECNAVVQNSMIEMYTRAGDLSLARKVFDGMQERDAVTWNTVISAHARLGQMRKARALFNSMPEKTIVSWTALVSGYTIAGDFSGAVEAFQSMQMEGFEPDDVSIVAVLPACAQLGALELGRWIYAYCNRHRMLRETYVCNALMEMYARCGCIDQALQLFDGMEEKDVISWSTMINGLAAHGRAKEAVLLFVDMEREGKVRPNGITFVGLLSACSHAGLLDEGLNYFDRMKEVYGIEPGVEHYGCVVDLLGRSGQIVRALNLIVDMPVPADAKIWGSMLSACRSHGDVDTAVVAAERLVALEPDDVGNLVMLANVYAAARQWSEVASTRKTIRSRSMKKTPGCSLIEVDNVVQEFVAGEDLKPEFGGLVGVLDILASQLAEEGVDFIDPGCFVDVNMSTIDRC from the coding sequence ATGGCCGCCGCGCCGTCCACTGCGGCTCGGCAGGTGGAGGACGCGGTCATGGCGAGGCTCCGGGCCTGCGCCACCTTCCGCGACCTCCTCCGCGTCCACGCCCACGTCGTGCAGCTGTCCCTCTCGCAGAGCAGCTACATCGCCACCCAGATCATCCAGCTCTGCAACGCCCACGGCCGCACCGCACACGCCGCGCGGGTGTTCGACCAGGTGCGCGAGCCCAACCTACACCTGCACAACGCCATGATCAAGGCCTACGCCCAGAACCACCTGCACCGCGAGGCGGTCGCGGTGTACATTCGCATGCTGAGGTGCCGCCCATTTCCGTCGACTGCTTGTGCCGCCGGCGACCGGTTCACGTACCCGTTCCTGCTCAAGGCTTGCGGCGGCCTGGCGGCGCTCGGACTGGGAAAGCAGGTGCACGCTCACGTGGTGAGGTCCGGGTGCGAGTGCAACGCCGTCGTGCAGAACTCCATGATCGAGATGTACACGCGCGCCGGCGATCTGTCGCTCGCTCGCAAGGTGTTCGACGGAATGCAGGAGAGGGATGCGGTCACTTGGAACACTGTTATATCGGCGCATGCGAGGCTGGGTCAGATGAGGAAAGCGAGGGCACTATTCAACTCCATGCCGGAGAAGACGATCGTTTCCTGGACTGCACTGGTGTCCGGGTACACGATAGCGGGGGACTTCTCTGGCGCCGTCGAGGCGTTCCAGTCAATGCAAATGGAAGGCTTTGAACCGGACGACGTAAGCATCGTCGCGGTGTTGCCGGCGTGTGCCCAACTGGGAGCCCTGGAGCTAGGCAGGTGGATATACGCCTACTGTAACAGGCACAGAATGCTGCGCGAGACATACGTATGCAATGCACTGATGGAGATGTACGCAAGGTGCGGGTGCATCGACCAAGCACTCCAGCTGTTCGACGGTATGGAGGAGAAGGATGTCATCTCATGGAGCACGATGATCAACGGCCTTGCGGCGCATGGGAGAGCAAAGGAGGCGGTCCTGTTGTTCGTGGATATGGAGAGGGAGGGGAAGGTGAGGCCCAACGGCATCACATTCGTCGGGCTCCTGTCAGCCTGCTCCCACGCCGGGCTCCTGGACGAAGGGCTGAACTACTTCGACCGCATGAAGGAAGTTTATGGCATCGAACCTGGCGTCGAGCACTATGGCTGCGTCGTCGACCTCCTCGGTCGGTCAGGACAAATCGTGCGTGCTCTGAATCTCATAGTAGACATGCCAGTTCCTGCCGATGCGAAGATATGGGGCTCAATGCTCAGCGCATGCCGAAGCCACGGAGATGTCGACACGGCCGTGGTTGCTGCCGAGCGGCTTGTCGCACTGGAACCAGACGACGTTGGCAACCTCGTTATGCTAGCCAACGTGTACGCCGCAGCGAGGCAGTGGAGCGAGGTTGCAAGCACGAGGAAGACGATAAGGAGCAGGAGCATGAAGAAGACCCCGGGGTGCAGCCTGATCGAGGTGGACAACGTGGTGCAGGAGTTCGTCGCTGGAGAAGACCTGAAACCTGAATTTGGAGGCCTTGTTGGCGTTCTGGACATCCTGGCCTCGCAGCTTGCAGAGGAGGGTGTAGATTTCATCGATCCAGGTTGTTTTGTTGATGTTAATATGTCTACAATTGATCGGTGCTGA